From Mycoplasmopsis gallinacea, the proteins below share one genomic window:
- a CDS encoding HinT-interacting membrane complex protein P80, whose protein sequence is MAKRQKSFFERLAEKNSNHDSKKQISTSQKRRNKGTIAALSVLGVGVVTAIVVPLAVNVTSVTYNQALAGNTSVATFNGNKTANLTVDQTMTLLNDKKVTTAEELENLYKQAIYYWYEKEAAASVQYQELYNASLPSGKSANTGIALKSISEIRNTKQKIISDLISNFKKVYGYENWNSQFIKTIQTDNYGKSNTEAEAVEYLTFKEIEDIAKNSFKVAVTTLDKSEVQRIANKTVYAKDVSGNQIKDANGQAKVLVQKGDNPFPWLKENTNYFVGENGKVTTFLTKSFIESRTSADAYLEEFFNNNTLVINTEVLLPGVYNSNLELPWTFSDEAKTQLINLNKVAIIDSSDNANGFEIVNNLDVLKGFKKAEQYLANSSEAGKKAKTQYETFLKALTLSSKDNLGTNGIQSYSSIISSDVKTALAMISDQVFEKDTNKLPSVSLANLYKLPTVNEEINQKIAKLIEEAKTITDKNQAASKIELINREIESYIKNLSAAQWNQYILSTFNKTFNIELNAQNFQSFVYSVDEFADAKLVLTDKGIKLVRTTTIDSLDNLKYYVHEDLKNIANGNKSYFDIVSKLTSTQSKNQIIAATLKEADFIERLKKEKNPYSSTSNANYTQDDIDELQNKNNSILLVDKNKNFINSLVETSKFISTSLANQSSYNFVVKDGIIKIAYNLTDSNYSELSAIDTISSVIKSKMKVGN, encoded by the coding sequence ATGGCAAAAAGACAAAAATCTTTTTTTGAAAGATTAGCTGAAAAAAATTCTAACCACGACTCAAAAAAACAAATTAGCACATCTCAAAAAAGAAGAAACAAGGGCACAATTGCTGCTCTTTCAGTTTTAGGTGTGGGTGTGGTAACAGCTATTGTTGTTCCGCTTGCTGTTAATGTAACTAGCGTAACTTACAATCAAGCTCTTGCTGGAAATACATCAGTAGCAACTTTCAATGGTAATAAAACAGCAAATTTAACAGTCGATCAAACAATGACACTTTTAAATGATAAAAAGGTTACAACTGCAGAAGAACTTGAAAATCTTTACAAGCAAGCAATTTATTACTGATATGAAAAAGAAGCAGCAGCTTCAGTCCAATATCAAGAACTTTATAACGCTTCTCTTCCAAGTGGAAAAAGTGCTAACACAGGGATTGCTCTTAAAAGCATTAGCGAAATTAGAAACACAAAACAAAAAATCATTAGTGATTTAATTAGCAACTTCAAAAAAGTTTATGGATATGAAAATTGAAATAGTCAATTTATCAAAACTATCCAAACTGACAACTATGGAAAAAGCAACACAGAAGCTGAAGCAGTTGAATATTTAACTTTTAAAGAAATTGAAGATATTGCTAAAAACAGTTTTAAAGTTGCAGTAACTACACTTGATAAATCAGAAGTGCAAAGAATTGCTAATAAAACAGTTTATGCAAAGGATGTTTCAGGAAATCAAATTAAAGATGCTAATGGACAAGCTAAAGTTCTTGTGCAAAAAGGTGACAACCCTTTCCCATGACTTAAAGAAAACACAAACTACTTCGTTGGTGAAAATGGCAAGGTAACTACTTTCTTAACTAAATCATTTATTGAATCAAGAACATCTGCTGATGCATACTTAGAAGAATTTTTCAATAACAACACACTTGTAATTAACACTGAAGTTTTATTACCTGGGGTTTATAATTCTAACTTAGAACTTCCATGAACATTTAGTGATGAAGCTAAAACTCAATTAATTAACTTAAACAAAGTTGCAATCATTGATTCAAGTGATAATGCAAATGGTTTTGAAATTGTAAATAACTTAGACGTGCTTAAAGGTTTCAAAAAAGCTGAGCAATACCTTGCAAATAGTTCAGAAGCAGGTAAAAAAGCTAAAACTCAATACGAAACATTCCTTAAAGCTTTAACTCTTTCCTCAAAAGATAATCTTGGCACAAATGGAATTCAATCTTACTCAAGCATTATTTCTTCAGATGTGAAAACAGCTTTAGCTATGATTTCTGATCAAGTTTTTGAAAAAGATACAAACAAATTACCTTCAGTTTCACTTGCTAACCTTTACAAACTTCCAACTGTTAACGAGGAAATTAACCAAAAAATTGCTAAATTAATCGAGGAAGCTAAAACTATCACTGATAAAAATCAAGCTGCAAGTAAAATTGAGTTAATTAACAGAGAAATTGAAAGCTACATCAAAAACTTATCTGCTGCACAATGAAATCAATACATTTTAAGTACATTTAACAAAACTTTCAATATTGAGTTAAATGCACAAAACTTCCAATCATTTGTTTATAGCGTAGATGAATTTGCTGATGCTAAATTGGTGCTTACAGATAAAGGAATTAAGCTTGTTAGAACCACAACCATTGATTCATTAGATAATCTTAAATACTACGTACATGAAGATTTAAAAAACATTGCTAATGGAAATAAATCATACTTTGACATAGTTTCTAAACTTACAAGTACTCAAAGCAAAAACCAAATTATTGCAGCGACTCTTAAGGAAGCAGATTTCATTGAAAGACTTAAAAAAGAGAAAAACCCATATTCTTCAACTTCAAATGCAAATTACACCCAAGATGATATCGATGAACTTCAAAACAAAAACAATTCAATTCTTCTTGTTGATAAAAACAAAAACTTCATTAACTCCTTAGTAGAAACTTCAAAATTCATCTCAACTTCACTTGCTAACCAAAGCAGTTATAACTTTGTGGTTAAAGATGGAATTATCAAAATTGCTTATAACTTAACTGATTCAAATTACAGTGAATTATCAGCAATTGACACAATTTCAAGCGTTATTAAATCAAAAATGAAAGTAGGTAATTAA
- the rsmG gene encoding 16S rRNA (guanine(527)-N(7))-methyltransferase RsmG encodes MFKNKVQELCLQNNWDFNLFEKYVSLIEEKNKVMNLTGFSGDRLWQEGIYESLIFMNAITEHTCNGVILDIGAGAGFPSIPYVLTKPNNKIVIYEPLKKRVDFLNLVIQELNLDNWVSIQIKRVEEEEQKNIFDIVTARAVSDVRSLLMAAFHTVKLEGKMSLIKGKNLAKEVEQAQDILKMLKYEMNIFDLKMDGVDKENKVIEITKKRSTPKQFPFKWKDIVKNKNNKG; translated from the coding sequence ATGTTTAAAAATAAAGTACAAGAATTGTGTTTACAAAATAATTGAGATTTTAATCTTTTCGAAAAATATGTAAGCTTAATTGAAGAAAAAAATAAGGTAATGAATCTTACTGGTTTTTCCGGTGATAGATTGTGGCAAGAAGGGATTTATGAATCTTTAATTTTTATGAATGCTATAACTGAGCACACTTGTAATGGAGTTATTTTAGATATTGGAGCTGGTGCAGGGTTTCCATCTATTCCTTATGTTTTAACCAAACCTAATAATAAAATAGTAATTTATGAACCTCTTAAAAAAAGGGTGGATTTTTTAAATTTAGTAATCCAGGAACTAAATTTAGATAACTGAGTAAGTATACAAATTAAAAGGGTTGAAGAAGAAGAGCAAAAAAATATTTTTGACATCGTAACTGCAAGAGCAGTTAGCGATGTGCGTTCATTACTTATGGCTGCTTTTCATACAGTTAAACTTGAGGGTAAAATGAGCTTAATAAAAGGTAAAAATTTAGCTAAAGAAGTTGAACAAGCACAAGATATTTTAAAAATGCTTAAATATGAAATGAATATTTTCGACCTTAAAATGGATGGAGTGGATAAAGAAAATAAAGTTATTGAGATAACTAAAAAAAGATCGACACCGAAGCAATTCCCTTTTAAATGAAAAGATATAGTAAAAAACAAAAATAATAAAGGATAA
- a CDS encoding RluA family pseudouridine synthase, producing MIELEVKYKERIDKYIANNTDLSRSDIKQLIEQRAVYINETNVIKPKYIVREGQIIKIVKLLDKEIKIEPQEMELNIVYQDDHLIVLNKPSGLIVHPAPGHYEKTLVNGLLYHFKNNLSNENGLLRPGIVHRIDKDTSGLLLVAKTNEAHKKLAEKFVTHDIKRSYVAIVDGVLTDKKLKLNLPIGRDVKDRQKMTITHQNSKEAITHVELLKTFYIDKMPKSLVKCELETGRTHQIRVHMAYVKNPVYGDEVYGKKVDDFGQRLHAYKLDFMHPFTGEQMTFYAMPPAEFNVSGFDFSELVKVKNSI from the coding sequence ATGATTGAACTTGAAGTTAAGTATAAAGAAAGAATTGATAAATACATTGCAAATAACACTGATTTATCAAGAAGTGATATTAAACAGCTAATCGAGCAAAGAGCAGTTTATATCAATGAAACAAATGTAATTAAACCTAAATATATTGTTAGAGAAGGTCAAATTATTAAAATTGTGAAATTGCTTGATAAAGAAATTAAAATTGAACCCCAAGAAATGGAGCTAAACATTGTTTATCAAGATGATCATTTAATTGTGCTTAATAAACCTTCTGGATTAATTGTGCACCCAGCTCCAGGTCATTATGAAAAGACGTTAGTAAATGGTCTTTTATACCATTTTAAAAATAATTTATCTAATGAAAATGGACTTTTACGCCCTGGAATTGTGCATAGAATTGATAAAGACACTAGTGGTCTTTTACTTGTTGCAAAAACAAATGAAGCACACAAAAAACTTGCTGAAAAATTTGTAACTCACGATATTAAAAGAAGCTATGTTGCAATTGTAGATGGTGTGTTAACAGATAAAAAACTTAAGTTAAACTTACCAATTGGTAGAGATGTAAAAGATCGTCAAAAAATGACAATCACACATCAAAATTCAAAAGAAGCAATAACACATGTAGAGCTTCTAAAAACCTTTTACATTGATAAAATGCCTAAATCATTAGTGAAATGTGAATTAGAAACTGGTAGAACTCACCAAATTAGAGTTCATATGGCTTATGTAAAAAACCCGGTTTATGGAGATGAAGTATATGGGAAAAAAGTTGATGATTTTGGTCAAAGACTTCATGCATATAAATTAGATTTTATGCACCCATTCACAGGTGAACAAATGACTTTTTATGCAATGCCGCCAGCAGAATTTAATGTTTCAGGATTCGATTTTTCCGAACTTGTAAAAGTAAAGAACTCTATATAA
- a CDS encoding leucyl aminopeptidase family protein, whose amino-acid sequence MIKKIDSQRNESMLVKAVFKGDEYPKTLLEKNGAATEYFAQNEILVYMGEEDKYEYKSVFNFAKSFFSSLVRDVQVDLDSFVKGKVCIPCVVKAMTHAYNYVNADIYSAKTNKKEEKHSVSLLSSQPEEKFAEAFKEATVLSESVNFARNLQVTPPNICNSEWLAEQVRKDLEQYDNLKVTVLDKKAIEELKMGLLLSVNRGSMYEPRVVVIEYNGNPESEEKTVYVGKGITFDSGGYSLKPSRSMLGMKFDMSGSAFVASALKAIAQLKPKTNVAAVMCITDNRVNGDASLPDSVWTSMNGKTVEINNTDAEGRLVMADGLTYAVRNLKATRLVDVATLTGAILVALGHTYTGVWATTEKAWEDLKGAADTQKELVWRMPLDEAFGKEIKNSIVADLKNTDLSGIGGGSSSAAMFLKEFTEGVEYIHLDVAGTADIGGRPTGVTVKTLVQLALNASK is encoded by the coding sequence ATGATTAAAAAAATCGATTCGCAACGTAACGAATCTATGCTTGTAAAAGCTGTTTTCAAAGGTGATGAATACCCTAAAACATTACTTGAAAAAAACGGAGCAGCTACAGAATATTTTGCTCAAAATGAAATTTTAGTATACATGGGTGAAGAAGATAAATATGAATATAAATCAGTATTTAATTTTGCTAAATCATTTTTCTCTTCTCTTGTAAGAGATGTTCAAGTTGATCTTGATTCATTTGTTAAAGGTAAAGTATGTATTCCTTGTGTTGTTAAAGCTATGACACACGCTTACAACTATGTAAATGCTGATATTTACTCAGCTAAAACAAACAAAAAAGAAGAAAAACACTCAGTTTCACTTCTGTCATCTCAACCAGAAGAAAAATTTGCAGAAGCTTTCAAAGAAGCTACAGTTCTTTCAGAATCAGTAAATTTCGCAAGAAACTTACAAGTAACACCTCCAAACATTTGTAATTCAGAATGACTTGCAGAACAAGTTAGAAAAGATCTTGAGCAATATGACAACTTAAAAGTTACTGTTTTAGATAAAAAAGCTATTGAAGAATTAAAAATGGGATTATTACTTTCAGTAAACCGTGGAAGTATGTATGAACCAAGAGTAGTTGTTATTGAATATAACGGAAATCCTGAATCAGAGGAAAAAACTGTTTATGTCGGAAAAGGAATTACATTTGATTCAGGTGGATACAGCCTTAAACCATCAAGAAGCATGTTAGGAATGAAATTTGACATGTCTGGTTCAGCTTTTGTTGCTAGTGCTTTAAAAGCTATTGCGCAACTTAAACCAAAAACAAATGTTGCTGCAGTTATGTGTATCACAGATAACCGTGTAAATGGTGATGCTTCATTACCTGATTCAGTTTGAACATCAATGAATGGAAAGACTGTTGAAATTAACAACACAGATGCTGAAGGAAGACTTGTTATGGCCGATGGTCTTACATATGCTGTAAGAAACCTTAAAGCTACACGTTTAGTTGATGTCGCAACACTTACAGGTGCTATTTTAGTTGCTTTAGGTCACACATACACAGGAGTTTGAGCTACAACAGAAAAAGCTTGAGAAGATCTTAAAGGTGCAGCAGATACACAAAAAGAACTTGTTTGAAGAATGCCTTTAGATGAAGCTTTTGGAAAAGAAATCAAAAACTCAATCGTTGCTGATCTTAAAAACACAGACTTATCAGGAATTGGTGGAGGAAGCTCATCAGCTGCTATGTTCTTAAAAGAATTTACAGAAGGTGTAGAGTACATTCACCTTGACGTCGCTGGAACAGCAGATATTGGCGGAAGACCTACAGGTGTAACGGTTAAAACACTTGTTCAACTTGCTTTAAACGCTTCAAAATAA
- the lysS gene encoding lysine--tRNA ligase: MIKKKILELNRGTKMSQQKFSEQELVRRNKLNFYKENNVEAFAKADNLKPLSYSDEIKSKFESFSKEELEEKQHKVNLTGRILTMRGPFILLQDYHGKIQVYFNKKAHPELAKIVDSFDLGDIVYVEGTGMKTHTGEVTVKASNIKLLTKALKPLPDKFHGLTDIEERYRHRYVDLIVNEESKNVFWTRTKIISEIRRYFDELEYMEVETPFLHDYLSGASARPFKTHHNALDQEFVLRIATEIPLKKLLVGGIDRVYEIGRIFRNEGIDTTHNPEFTSIEFYEAYSNLEGMMQRTEELFKRLAKKLGKEKVLNKGVEIDLTKPFNRIDMVDAVSNATGKNFREISLEEAVEVAKKHGVKIQKFHQLGHIINELFEVLIEETLIQPTFVYGHPIEISPLTAKGQDPRFTERAELFINTKEYANMYTELSDPIDQLERFEAQLEEKNNGNDEASDIDWDFVEALEYGMPPTGGCGIGIDRLTMLLTEKESIRDVLLFPTMKRK; this comes from the coding sequence ATGATAAAAAAGAAAATTTTAGAATTAAATAGAGGTACTAAAATGTCACAACAAAAATTTAGTGAACAAGAGTTAGTAAGACGTAATAAACTCAATTTTTACAAAGAAAATAATGTAGAAGCTTTTGCTAAAGCTGATAATTTAAAGCCACTTTCATACTCAGATGAAATTAAAAGCAAATTCGAAAGTTTTTCGAAAGAAGAATTAGAAGAAAAACAACACAAAGTAAACCTTACAGGTCGTATCTTAACAATGCGTGGACCTTTCATTTTACTTCAAGATTATCATGGAAAAATCCAAGTTTACTTTAACAAAAAAGCACACCCAGAATTAGCTAAAATTGTTGATTCATTTGACCTTGGAGACATTGTTTATGTTGAAGGAACAGGGATGAAAACACACACAGGTGAAGTGACTGTAAAAGCAAGTAATATCAAATTATTAACTAAAGCTTTAAAACCTCTTCCAGATAAATTCCATGGACTTACAGATATCGAAGAAAGATACCGTCACAGATATGTTGATTTAATCGTTAATGAAGAATCAAAAAATGTTTTCTGAACAAGAACTAAAATCATTAGTGAAATTAGAAGATATTTTGATGAACTTGAATACATGGAAGTTGAAACTCCTTTCTTACATGATTATCTTTCAGGAGCTAGTGCTAGACCATTCAAAACACACCACAATGCTTTAGACCAAGAATTTGTACTTAGAATTGCAACTGAAATTCCTCTTAAAAAATTACTTGTAGGTGGGATTGATCGCGTTTATGAAATTGGAAGAATTTTTAGAAATGAAGGAATTGACACAACTCACAATCCTGAATTTACTTCAATCGAGTTTTATGAAGCATACTCAAATTTAGAAGGTATGATGCAAAGAACTGAAGAACTTTTCAAAAGACTTGCTAAAAAATTAGGAAAAGAAAAAGTTCTTAACAAAGGTGTAGAAATTGATTTAACCAAACCATTTAACCGTATTGATATGGTTGATGCAGTTTCAAATGCAACAGGTAAAAATTTTAGAGAAATTTCTTTAGAAGAAGCTGTTGAAGTTGCTAAAAAACACGGTGTCAAAATTCAAAAATTCCACCAATTAGGACACATCATTAATGAACTTTTTGAAGTTTTAATTGAAGAAACATTAATTCAACCTACATTTGTTTATGGACATCCAATTGAAATTTCACCACTTACAGCTAAAGGACAAGATCCAAGATTCACAGAAAGAGCTGAATTATTTATCAACACTAAAGAATATGCAAATATGTATACAGAGCTTTCAGATCCAATTGATCAACTTGAGCGTTTTGAAGCTCAATTAGAAGAGAAGAACAATGGAAATGATGAAGCAAGTGATATTGACTGAGACTTCGTTGAAGCTCTTGAATACGGAATGCCTCCAACAGGTGGATGTGGAATTGGAATTGACCGTTTAACAATGCTTTTAACTGAGAAAGAATCAATTAGAGACGTTTTACTTTTCCCAACAATGAAAAGAAAATAA
- a CDS encoding UvrD family DEAD/DEAH box helicase → MNLSKEQVSIIEKLKQGLNLKINAVAGSGKTTTILRIADNFKDKKILFFTYNRRLMEETQERANLQGLYNLDIFTIHSFCNQKYGERANTDDGLISVIKKDKQPLRHSDINYDFIVVDEAQDLNFIYFFFIKKVMAENQNKDYQIVILGDDKQCIYGFLGADPRYLTLADRVFQNKHPWDEAELSKSFRLNKNFTDFINVFFYKNENIIEGVAKNENNEKIRYYFANYEKEVRQLSNIIINKILEYGAENVLILSPSVEKSSKIQNITNTISEIVRQEGLDEIHFHLTKNEDDLNKGDEFLKNKVLVSTYNQAKGIERDVVFVFGFDRSYYKYYAKNERQDTPQNILYVACTRAKKGNLISSWCAK, encoded by the coding sequence ATGAATTTATCAAAAGAACAAGTTAGCATTATAGAAAAACTGAAACAAGGTTTGAACTTAAAAATTAATGCGGTAGCAGGAAGCGGAAAAACTACAACTATATTAAGAATTGCAGATAATTTTAAAGACAAAAAAATCTTGTTTTTTACTTATAACCGTAGATTAATGGAAGAAACTCAAGAAAGAGCAAATCTTCAGGGCCTTTATAATTTAGATATTTTTACAATTCACTCATTTTGTAATCAAAAATATGGCGAAAGAGCAAATACTGACGATGGTCTTATTTCGGTGATTAAAAAAGATAAACAACCACTACGTCATAGTGATATAAATTATGATTTTATTGTTGTAGATGAAGCCCAAGATCTTAATTTTATTTACTTTTTCTTTATCAAAAAAGTAATGGCAGAAAATCAAAATAAAGATTATCAAATTGTTATTCTTGGTGACGATAAGCAATGTATTTATGGATTTTTAGGTGCTGATCCTAGGTATTTAACTCTTGCTGATAGGGTTTTTCAAAATAAACACCCTTGAGATGAAGCTGAACTTAGTAAAAGCTTTAGATTAAATAAAAACTTTACTGACTTTATTAATGTTTTCTTTTACAAAAATGAAAACATAATTGAAGGTGTAGCTAAAAATGAAAATAATGAAAAAATCAGATATTACTTTGCTAATTATGAAAAAGAAGTACGCCAGCTTAGCAATATTATCATTAATAAAATTCTAGAATATGGGGCTGAAAACGTTTTAATCCTATCTCCTAGTGTCGAAAAGAGTTCTAAGATCCAAAATATCACCAATACAATCTCGGAGATTGTTCGTCAAGAAGGTTTAGATGAAATTCATTTTCACTTAACAAAAAATGAAGATGATTTAAACAAAGGTGATGAGTTTTTGAAAAATAAAGTTTTAGTTTCAACTTATAACCAAGCTAAAGGAATTGAAAGAGATGTAGTTTTTGTCTTTGGTTTTGATAGAAGTTACTACAAATATTATGCTAAAAATGAAAGGCAAGATACGCCTCAAAATATTCTTTACGTTGCTTGTACAAGGGCAAAAAAAGGAAACTTGATTAGTTCATGATGTGCAAAATAA
- a CDS encoding exonuclease domain-containing protein, which produces MLKMKGKIRLKIFFTLLVQGQKKETWLVHDVQNKFFKWIDSNKVINRQDLVELQNAKELFEVIKLESYEEEIEEDTTNFGAVDLVKFLDYKLENFIKSKIVIQKYESLAKEINTDFFKNITSQITVSRNKVYTEDVSSINGALVTVNAMIKKNKEEFFNRIAKSIKTVVSATNPRDKVNFSKEEIKQIYECCQKISINKDLNPQWLLYVTNALMTVQSKNVAIFRQIAYSDCTWMESRSLVYLDKLFNRIFNNNLANIEFEVEKRAKVFKNGLDRNIIGFIDAIDDKNKIVYEFKFVNDVQNDHFKQLAVYKYLLLKTDYEKYKDYKFVLYNIKNNFAYELLTSEEDIDLIVDLMLENKIKENRSDEINDAAFIEKANSTESIDLLLNDLNKNISMINMHLKNLQTESLVFLGNEEFEQKTNESISLEETDKKQYVIFDFETWSRQTPVQIGILVTDGKQVLKHESHYINSDGGQINPAAKKAANVEYLKVYLADPFPKVWEKIKHYFNGDYICIAHNASYDVDVLKKVFERYEIIGDPFLYVDSLAYAKHHLKLTSYKQEVLARHFGIQYNAHNANDDVACLFQILQKLDFFKNTQKHIIKQFNQKSK; this is translated from the coding sequence ATGCTAAAAATGAAAGGCAAGATACGCCTCAAAATATTCTTTACGTTGCTTGTACAAGGGCAAAAAAAGGAAACTTGATTAGTTCATGATGTGCAAAATAAGTTTTTTAAATGAATTGATTCAAATAAAGTTATAAATAGACAAGATTTAGTAGAGCTTCAGAATGCAAAAGAGCTTTTTGAAGTTATTAAATTAGAATCATATGAAGAAGAAATAGAAGAAGATACTACTAATTTTGGAGCAGTTGATCTTGTAAAGTTTTTAGATTACAAGCTTGAAAACTTTATTAAAAGTAAAATTGTGATTCAAAAATACGAAAGCTTAGCTAAAGAAATTAACACTGATTTTTTCAAGAACATCACAAGCCAAATTACAGTTTCTAGAAACAAAGTTTATACAGAAGATGTATCTTCAATTAATGGTGCTTTAGTAACTGTTAATGCTATGATTAAAAAGAACAAAGAAGAGTTTTTTAATAGAATCGCAAAAAGTATTAAAACTGTTGTTTCAGCTACTAATCCAAGAGATAAGGTGAATTTTAGCAAGGAAGAAATTAAGCAAATTTATGAATGTTGCCAAAAAATCAGTATTAATAAAGACTTGAATCCGCAATGACTTTTATATGTAACAAATGCCTTAATGACAGTTCAATCGAAAAATGTAGCAATTTTTAGACAAATTGCATATAGTGATTGTACATGAATGGAAAGTAGGAGTCTTGTTTACTTAGATAAATTATTTAATAGAATTTTCAATAATAATCTTGCAAATATTGAATTTGAGGTTGAAAAGAGAGCTAAAGTATTTAAAAATGGGCTTGATCGAAACATCATTGGGTTTATTGATGCTATTGATGATAAAAATAAAATTGTTTATGAATTTAAATTTGTCAATGATGTTCAAAACGATCACTTTAAACAACTTGCAGTCTATAAATATTTATTATTAAAAACTGATTATGAAAAGTATAAAGATTATAAATTTGTGCTTTATAACATTAAAAACAACTTTGCTTATGAATTATTAACAAGTGAAGAAGATATTGATTTAATTGTTGATTTAATGCTTGAAAATAAGATTAAAGAAAATAGAAGCGATGAAATTAATGATGCTGCATTTATTGAAAAAGCAAACTCTACAGAAAGCATAGACTTATTGCTTAATGATTTAAATAAAAATATTAGCATGATCAATATGCATTTAAAAAATCTTCAAACTGAATCTTTGGTATTTTTAGGAAATGAAGAATTTGAACAAAAAACTAATGAATCAATATCGCTTGAAGAAACAGATAAAAAACAATATGTGATTTTTGATTTTGAGACTTGATCACGCCAAACACCTGTCCAAATTGGAATTTTAGTCACTGATGGAAAGCAGGTTTTAAAGCATGAAAGTCACTACATTAATAGCGATGGAGGGCAAATTAATCCTGCCGCGAAAAAAGCAGCAAATGTTGAATATTTAAAAGTATATTTAGCAGATCCTTTCCCTAAAGTTTGAGAAAAAATCAAGCATTATTTTAATGGAGATTATATCTGCATAGCTCACAATGCAAGTTATGATGTAGATGTACTAAAAAAAGTTTTTGAAAGATATGAAATTATAGGTGATCCATTTTTATATGTAGATAGTCTAGCTTATGCAAAACATCACTTAAAACTTACTTCTTATAAACAAGAAGTTTTAGCAAGGCATTTTGGGATTCAATACAACGCTCACAATGCAAATGATGATGTAGCTTGCCTTTTTCAGATTCTACAAAAACTTGATTTTTTCAAAAACACTCAAAAGCACATAATTAAACAATTTAATCAAAAAAGCAAATAG
- a CDS encoding lipoate--protein ligase has product MKIFKTEATSPYVTLSIEELLVNDPEMTGDILYLYQHDNAVIIGRNQNAYEEIKRDYVEANKIELARRLSGGGAVYQDMGNICFSFITDYDKKGGYERFLTPIIGYLNSLGLNAEFKGRNDLLCNGYKISGNSQFIRGNRIVSHGTLLFDVDLTKLANALNPSKLKIQSKGIQSVRQRVTNIAKELNYSLTEKEFIDNLIEFFVKNYGAKYEELPMSKYQDELDKLAEYRASEEWIYNKNIPFEATNEAKFTNGILKVKFNVKDGLLDEVKFEGDFLAKKDIDDIMDKFKGISFKKEELDKVLSSIDLEMYFGGISKEEILSLFLG; this is encoded by the coding sequence ATGAAAATTTTTAAAACAGAAGCAACTTCACCTTATGTAACATTAAGTATTGAAGAATTATTAGTTAATGACCCAGAAATGACTGGTGATATTTTATATTTATATCAACACGATAACGCTGTTATTATCGGAAGAAATCAAAATGCTTATGAAGAAATTAAACGTGATTATGTAGAAGCAAATAAAATTGAATTAGCCCGTAGATTAAGTGGAGGGGGAGCTGTTTACCAAGATATGGGTAATATTTGCTTTTCTTTTATTACGGATTATGATAAAAAAGGTGGTTATGAAAGATTTTTAACCCCAATTATTGGCTATTTAAATTCACTTGGTTTAAATGCTGAATTTAAAGGAAGAAATGATTTATTGTGCAATGGTTACAAAATTAGTGGTAACTCACAATTTATCCGTGGAAATCGGATTGTATCACATGGAACCTTACTTTTTGATGTTGATTTAACCAAGCTTGCTAATGCACTGAATCCTTCTAAATTAAAAATTCAATCTAAAGGGATTCAATCAGTGCGTCAAAGAGTAACAAATATAGCTAAAGAACTTAATTATTCACTTACTGAAAAAGAATTTATTGATAATTTAATTGAATTTTTTGTGAAAAATTATGGTGCAAAATATGAAGAGTTACCAATGAGCAAATATCAAGATGAGCTTGATAAACTTGCTGAATATAGAGCATCTGAAGAATGAATTTACAACAAAAACATACCTTTTGAAGCGACTAATGAAGCTAAATTTACTAATGGAATTTTAAAAGTAAAATTCAATGTCAAAGATGGACTTTTAGATGAAGTGAAATTCGAAGGTGACTTCTTGGCCAAAAAAGACATTGATGATATTATGGATAAATTCAAAGGAATTTCATTTAAAAAAGAAGAACTTGATAAAGTTCTTTCATCAATTGATTTAGAAATGTATTTTGGTGGAATTAGCAAGGAAGAAATTTTAAGCTTATTTTTAGGATAA